acaagttataaatttttaaagggttaaaatgaaaaaaaaaatctgatttgaGGAATGGATTAAGCAATTGCCCCCCTGATTAGTGATGTTACTTTTGGGGTTCTAGGAAAGCTCTCGCATTCATAGTATGGAATGAAAAGTATTGTTAGATGAGAGGATAAATTGTAGTGCTCAAATGGTAGAAGTACGTACACAGGAAAATGTATCCTCCCAAACATTGCTACCCTTTTACATCTTCGGAAACACGTTAGCTACCATTTCAAGTTTGATCTCTTTCCTTCAATAATTTCTCTTTCAATTTAACATCCTTCTGCAGATCAAAAAGATTTCCTGGTGCCATGATACAGTTTGATCACAGCAAAGATGATACCTAACAATAGCAAAatcatttcatttttctttgcaAAACTAAACATCAGAAGTTACTAAAAAAAGCAACAGCGACAGCGACAGCGACAACGACAGCATTTCTCTGCAAAACTATACATCAGAAGTTACTAAAAAGAAGCAACAGCGACAGTGacagcaacagcaacagaaGTATTACTCCCAAACTGTTAAGACACCACCACATCAATATATTTCCAAAGCATCCTGGACTAGCTCTTACCTCTCTGCACGGCCGCATACAAGCAGCAGCTTAGTTTTGATAATCCTTGTCAAGTACTTAATCAAAGATCCACATCATTAATCTTCACTGATCTTCGTGTTCAGCCTACTGtaagaataaaaacaaaagtGTATCGTAATACCAATCATCCAATGAAACCTTATTAGTCTTGAATCACTTTTTTAATCAGTAAATAAACTCACTTGTTTCCCTGCAAAGGTAGTTTTCAGTAAATATTAGATGGTAGTTTTCAACAAATACAAAACCACCCGCTATGCGTGTGCTAACTTTATACAAGCTATAGTAGCATAGAAAACAACATACAACAAATAAAGGAACCTTCGCAACATAACATGAGCAAACTAGTGATGCAACACCAGTATAGTGATCTAATGACTCAGCAGATAGATTACATGTTCTATGAACAACAAAGGAGTTTAACCAATCAAAATTCCAGATAAGCGCCTATTTAATCCAAACTGCGTATCTATGGCCACTTGCCGCCAGTTTCCACTCCTCACTTGGACACCACGGCTCATCTCCTATTTTCATGCATACCGTATCCCCAGTAACTGCAGCATATAGATTAGAGCGCGCCTCCAGAATTTTAACCGTAGACCGGCTATGTATATCTTGTCCTCTCCGAATGGCCATCTGCAAATAGTTTTGGGACTAAGAAAGATTTGTCCAAATAAAGAAGTTTAATTCAACGAGTATAGCATCAAATACCAGTTTCACAATTTGGTCATGGATGGAGTCACCCCAGTCATAGAAATGGTCATAAAAGATTGTTGGTATTCCAGGATGTGTGAGAATATATGCGTATCCCTGCATTGCGTTTAATATAAAAAGTGAGTGTAAGATTGACCAAGCTTTTTCTCATATATggttggaaataaaaaaaattgcagtgaACCGCCGTAAACTTGATATGAATCCTCTTTAAGCTCTCTTTAGTTTCTAGTGTATGACTATAACATGGAAACAAGCACAGAACAGTATGTAGTTTATCTGAAGATGCCAACAATGCAGCTGTATGCTTATCAACAAACTCTAATGTATAACATAACCAACTATTTAAGCTAACCGAAATGTTAGCaaatttatctctcaaaaaaaaagaaatgttagcaaattgcaaggccATATGAAACTACACTCTAAGGTTTAGCATATGAAAGGAGAATTAAAAAGATAGAATTTTAAGACAAATATCATAAACATATAGGAAAGTATGGAAAATGCTGTAGCACACTTTGGTGGCATACCTCCATAATGTGGTCCGATGGGAAAGGCCAGTGACCCTGAAAGTTTGAATCCTCTCAGTAGCAAGTAAATGAAGTTATGATCTGAACCTATTACACTCCCTCCCCCAGGGATACGTGGGGGGCGGCGGTATTGATGTACCTGAGTGGATCCCGTGTCATGATTCTCAATGAATGTGACTGCTCTTGAAGGCCACCACCCCAAGACGCCGGGTGGCTTCCCTCCTTGATCACGCAAACGCCACATCTCTCCTTTGACTGCTTCCTGTTTCGGAAAATATTATCCAGAATAATCAGTCACTTGTGACATACCAGATAGTAGAAGCAATGTTTAgcacaaataaaaaattgttcCAACCTGAAGGATGCCCTTCGTTGTGAAATCAAATGCAGCACAAAGACCTCCAGTAGTGTCAATCCAATTAATAATCCTTTGCCTGTGACTATCTGCATTTCAACGGATTTTTCTCAGGTTATATCAGCAAAAAGACACACAATTTGAAGTCCATTAATTATAAAGTATATCTTTCTTTAGTTGGCTTCTGGGATAATAAATGCATAAACCCTACTCACAATCCTAACATTTTAAGTCCCTCAAATTAACAAGAACAGCTCGAGTGCTAGATTagaaacaaatacaaaatttgactAACCGCAGTGAGCTGCATATCTAACAACTTTATACCTTGGTTGTACTCTAATCGGTTCTCAGGACTGTAGCTGCAGCTATCCCAATATTCGCCTACAGCAAATATTGGCTTTGACTCCTCAACATATTCTCTCACAAACTTTGGTGCATAGCTGCACTTTACAACAATTAGTCGGTAACACTGAGAAAGATGAAACTTTCACGAAAACCAGCATTTCTTTGTGGAACTAAATTTGCATGAAAATAATTACCCTTTAGCAAAATCAAAGCGAAAATCTTCGAAACCAATGGTTTCACGAAGCCATATAAGCCACTGAATTAAATCTCTCCGAACAAATGTTTGGTTGTGATCTATGTTGGGGACCCCTTCAAATTTATCACCTGTACTTCTGTTACCCTGAAAGAACAATATCGAtggaagaaggaaaaaaaaaacgacgtGTTCTATCTCTAGTCTAATATTACATATGTGCCATGCtaacagaaaaaaaagcaaagcaACGCCATACAAACTGATACTGGCAAAAAGAATTCTGAATACTTTGTCCTAAATCAGATGCAGCTACCATTAAAAATGATTGGCATAAAAAGATGTATCTATTTATCAAACTAGGTCAGGCCTGTTGGCCAACTAACAGGTCAGCAGTTTGAGATCGAACTAGGTATGGACTAGTTACGGACACTCTTAGCACTCGAATGACATATTGGACTGACTTTTTAATGAAATCAATTAGTCAACCACATGTGGTCTATCAAATCAAATTCCTCCAACATCAAGCTTCTTGCTTTTCTATATGTATGGTACAATGAAAAAGGTTAGTACAAACAACAGACCAACTTCGATATGCGAGTAGACGAGAAAGTAAGCTTAAGAACAGAAGTCTGATGAGTCTTGTCAATATGCTCAAGAGGGATCGATCTGCCCAAtacaataatttttgtaatcaCTAGTATTATTGCAAAGAGAAACTTTACCTTTCCACCAGAACAAGATGTGACAGCATGTTCATCCCAGGGCATTGGGATCCCATCAAAGCGATTGTAGACACCCCCTTCTCCTTTGGTAGTCCCAACCCGATGGTTAATAACTATGTCAGCTATTGCTCTGACATTGTGCTGACGCATCGTCTGAAGCAAAGATTTTAATTGGTCTTCGGAGCCATAGGAAGAATCAAGAGAGTATAGGTTCTGTGGTAAATAACCTGTAAAGAGTAAAAGGTGATTTACTGTACGATAATTTGATAATCAAGAATCAATAACTTGATTGGTCGACCTTCTGGAGACACAGAGTGAGTTGCCGGAGGCAGCCATGCAGACGTAAATCCAGATTTAGCAAGATCAGCAACCTTCTTTTCTAAGCTATTCCACCAATCGTGTTTATGGGATTCCCAATTAAAAGCCTGTGATACAGAAAATTTGCACTACAAAAAATCTGATATATGTTTTAATATAGCATAGGATATAGTTAtgatctttgttctttaatgaCTTTTCCGTAAACGGTGATTTTATATGAGAAGGGAAATTATTTTGTAACGCAGTGTTTCAGATTCTCAATGTCAAGCTCTTAAATCTTGTCAACAAGATGTATTATGTGAATTTCAGAGGAAAATCAGAACAAGTTTTGATAATGAAAACTCCCTTAATTtcaattatgatttaaaattattataggaCTAGGAAATGTGAACTGAAATGGAAACCATAACTCTCATTACCAACCTGGAAAAGGATTTCTCTTCCAATACGTATCACCGTACCTGCACCATTTAAAGAGTTAATCCGAGTAAGTTGCAAAATTACAATATATTAAAGAGGTTAAATCTACTAAAAGAACAAATGATGCTGATAAAGATATGGTATATATTGCGCTTTTTCAAACGATACTATTACGATCTAACATAAATGTTCTCCTCAGAAGGTAATGCAGATTTTCATACTGCAGTATCAACGTAATaagaatacatttttttttttaaaaaaaaaaacaacaacaacaacaactagaaCTAAAATTTTTCAGTACATTAGGACATCTTTACCCGTCTGAGTTGCGGCTTCTTGTAATTTCTCATTTGACACCTGCATTTCAGCAACATCCCACACAAAACTTACTAAGAACCAAACAAAGTAAATGCATCTGAAATACTATTGATTGCTACCATATGTTTTCAGTAAGGAAACAATttgaaggagaagatgaagataaAATGCGTACATCATCGTGGCAGCCcatattttgttttcttgatcacttcaaatttttttatcttccGATAGTTAATTCAGATGAATAGTAACTAATCCTGCATCAAACGATCCGCAAAATGAGTAAATTATCGAGCCCAGTTATAAACTAACAAGGACGGCAAAGATTAGCGCTTTTAAGTTCGTTCAAAATCGACGTAAAAAAGAAAGGATCTTTACAAACCACAGTTTCTAACTGGCAAACATGGGAGTCCAACATTTTTATAGTTGTAAAAATAGAggggaaaattttaaaaaaagaaagaaaaactgaTTCAAAACAAGCCATTATGGTCGAAGATGCTCAAATACTTTAATATATcttgtttattatatatactgTATGCAAATTATTACCATAAAATAGAGTAGAGCACACATACTTACACAACATACTATATGCAGCAAGCATAATAGTCAattagttagaaaaaaaaaatgatctttATTAACATTATGGTTTCACCTTCGAACAAAGTAACTAAATAATTGCAAGATATTGATGGGATGAAAAAACGTCTCAAACACGATCTTAAATTACacaccaccccccccccccccccccccNAGAAGGTCTACTGAAGCAGAAAAAAAGGGGCATATTTAAGAAGAAGAGAGTCGAGGATGAGTAGTATTGGTTttgtttagttatttttttcttttcccttccgaatttttttttttctctctcttttttctctttctcacaTTTCGTTACCTCGTTCGTAGACCAAAAATTTTCCTTCCCTTGCAtaacttcgttttttttttttgtttttttttttagggtaaaaCGACACCAAAGAGAGGAGTTGCAAGCTTAAAACCTCCTCTAAAGGACCATACTAGGGAAACATGGGGAATTTGATGAAAATGAATAAACTAGATGATCCCACATTAAATTCTAGTGCGTGGATCCAAAGCTTTGGTGGGATTTTTGATGAAGTTTTatcgaaattattattattattatgttattaaAAGGattgtaaattgaaatattttaataaactttGCCACTACAATAAAAAGTGAATATTTACCTACTACAGTAAAATTTAGTTACTATATCATAAGCTTCAATTATTATTAGTAATGAGACGctactgtccctagagcaagtggcaaagggcttggtggttggtatccaagatccaagtttgaatcctagttgattcatatttctagctaagtttatttctaaataaaataaacgaagcagatagcgtactatctatctctctcaaaaaaaaaaaaaccaaataaaattagaacCGGACCAAACAGGCCATAATTTCGAGTAAAATTAATCAAACCATTAACCGCCCCGCTTTACCGGATCGGTCCAGATCCAAAATTGAAGGCCTAAAAATTACGGGTCGGGCCGCATTTTGGTCCGGACTCGGGTAAAACATAGGTGCAAAAACCGACCCGGGAACGAACAGGGCGGTTTTAGGGGCCCAAAAACGTAATTTTGGCCCATGTCCACGTCATGTTAGGGTTAATTGCTCCGGGGAAGCGGTTCGGTCGAAGGACGTGGCCATGGCGGAGGAGaggatggaggaggaggaggagaaggagagggagaaggagaacgCGAAGTATAGCATACTTATCCCTACCTACAACGAGCGCCTCAACATCGCCCTCATCGTCTACCTCATCTTCAAGCATCTCCGGTACGTTTCGATTCATCTTCTTTGAATCGTGAACTTTTCTAATGGAGATCGAAGCATCGCTCTGGATTTTCTCGTGAAATTGCCCAAAAAATAGTGAGATCGGCTTCGGATCGACCGATCTAATGTCCATTTAGCTGTTTTTTAGTTATTAATATGTACAAGCAAGtagggattttattttatatgacaCGATTACAAGTACTATTTGTTCTACAACGAATTTGAGTTCATGAAGTAAGATAGATGGAATCGCTATGTTGAATACGTTGCTCGAGTGAATTGGTTGATCCCATTTTAATAGTGACTGTTGATGAATCAGTGTTGATGAATCAGTTGATTTCATCTACCACTCGGTTCTGGGTAAAATGACTAGTTTAGTATTGAAACTTACTTAGTTGAGTGATTGAATTCTTGATTAATCTGCATTTTCAGTGATTTTGTCTATTGTTCCTGAAAATTTTGATCCTAAACATATTATTGCAGactcaattttttaattgtgataCATAGTTTCTTTGTATGAGTTAGCTAACTCTGCGGCAAAAAGATTCATGAACGAATTGGTTGAGCCCATTCTCTGAGAGCCAACTTGTGTTACTGGATGAAAGCACCATAGCTAAATGCATGGTTAATTTCGGATGACACTATGTATAAAAACCTTTTTCTATGGTTTGCTTTTGGTCCAAGAAGTTCTCTCGGCAGCTTGTTCATTACAGTGCTAAAACCAAACTGTGCCAGCTTAATCACTTGCCTCTAGAGGGACATTTCAGTTGAAggcatattaaaaaagaaaaagaaaagaagaaaaattatggATTATAAATTTAGCTTCGCCTACTAAGACCATAAATTGAAGCCGAATGCAACAAGCCTGCTTCTTGCCCTTTGTAGAAGCCTGATGATTCTTATTTTAGAACTGTAAAGCACACAATTTAAAGCACTCATTGTTGCAAGTTTCAACCGATATTGCATATCTCAGAGTTAGATCAAAACCTTATTCTACTAATTTTGCTAGGGATGTTAATTTTGAAATCATTATTGTGGACGATGGAAGCCCTGATGGAACCCAAGACGTCATAAGACAATTGCAACAAGTATATGGAGAAGACCGCATTGTAAGTACATATGCTTCCTTTATTTCTTTAGAATAATAGAAAGTTACTTTTGGACTGGATTGACTATTTTGCTATGCAGCTAACTTATTTTACTTGTGATAAATCAATTCCAGCTTCTAAGAGCACGACCAAGGAAGCTTGGTCTAGGTAAGTTgtgaacctctctctctctctatttgcttGAAACTACAACTGTTACCTAATCTTGAATAACGTTCAGGAACTGCTTACTACCATGGATTGAAGCATGCATCAGGGGACTTTGTTATTATAATGGATGCAGATTTGTCTCACCATGTAATATTCTCTTTTATTATTCTAGTTACTTTGTGCCAGCAATATTATTTTTCTGACCTAATTGTGTTATATGCTTGTCTTGACAGCCTAAGTACTTACCAAGCTTCATCAGGTAAAAATTTCCATTTGCACCTTGAGATTGATTATGTGGACATTGACAAATCTCTACCAGAGTGTTCTTTTATGGGGAGATTCGAACAGACTCACACtttcatttttataataaaagagCAAATCTGATACTTTCAAGTAATCTATAAAATATGTATCAAAGACATTTCTTTCTTCAGTATCACTAAGTCTGCGACCTTCTCTTCCTTAGAATTTGAACAATCAAGCTATATTTGTTTTTGATTTAACAAATATTCAAGATTCTTCTCATATGAAATTTATAAGATAAATTGATGTTGAGACAGTTTTCAATGTGATTTGATTGGTAACTACTTTGTGTTATCTCATACTACACAGGAAGCAGAAGGAAACTGGTGCAAATATAGTTACTGGAACCCGCTATGTTAAGAATGGAGGTGTACATGGATGGAACCTTATGCGCAAACTGACAAGTCGGGGGGCAAATGTACTTGCACAGACACTTCTATGGCCTGGAGTATCCGATTTGACAGGATCATTCAGGTACTTCTTGATTTTGAATGCCATGAGACTCTACCCCACTCTCTCATTCATGCtgtttatttattcatttttttatttttttacataggCTGTATGAGCGCTCTGTGCTGGAAGATGTTATTACCTCATGTGTAAGTAAAGGCTATGTCTTTCAGATGGAGATGATTGTTAGAGCTACCAGAAAAGGATATCACGTTGAAGAGGTTAGATTACTGCCGTTTCTTCTTGTGGTTATGCAGCAAtctatacttttatttaaatgaTCCTCTTACTTTGGCTTTCGGCATATAAAACTGCATTGATAAATATTATCAGTTCATTATTCTCTTCAGAGTTGTCCTGTAATTATCGTTTTATCCAtgctattcaattttttagatTCTTTCGCCGCTGCTACCGACTGCTGCTTACCTGTGTTCTTAGTCGTTGAAGTTTGGTGTTCTTCTGTAGGTTCCAATTACTTTTGTTGACAGAGTTTTTGGAAGTTCAAAGCTCGGGGGCTCCGAAATAGTTGAATACTTGAAAGGTCTCGTATATCTGCTATTCACGACATAAGAGGAGGAAGAAATGTTATGAGATATGCTgcaaaattttgcaaaattccATATTCTTTTTACAAAATAGCATATCTTGTTCTATCCCCATATTCCCCATCAGCAAAGCTGTCACAATTGAGTAGTATACCAAATTTTTAGGCTGTGGCATCATAATgttgccttttcctttttcttattGTCCATGATTTCTGATTTTAAGCTTGTTTAGATTGTGGTGATTAACGGATGTTTGTTTGTAAAGTATTACGGCAGAtgattttgttctttttcatttttttcgttGCGGATTTGTTGGAGCCATTCTTCTTTGAGGTAAGCTCAGGGCAAAACGAGAAACTAGGTTTCGTTAAAGGTGAAATCCTTGGTTGGCCCAATTGCTCCAGCGGAGCTATTAtacttagggatgcaaatggatccgggttggtggagctccgccccgatccgccccgaatggggtggtaagtgggaacaaaaaatatagaaaaatataacccgctCCGAATCCGCTCCGATctgccaagtaaatggagcgggaggcaggagattcttttctttcttcaatcTACCCCGATCCGTTAAAAATTCGCTTCCGCCCCGCTCCTGCCCCGATTCGCCctgaatggagcggtaagtgggagccaaaaataaaatgaaaagtaatccgccccgaatccgccccgcccagataaaaaatggagcgggaggtgggggaactctcccgtCCCCGGATCTGCTCCGTTTGCATCCCTGATTATACTGttctgaaattttgaatttttgcaaGGTCAACCATGTATAGAAACTTAATTCACAATGAAGCACTGttctgaaattttgaatttttgcaaGGTCAACCATGTATAGAAACTTAATTCACAATGAAGCACTGttctgaaattttgaatttttgcaaGGTCAACCATGTATAGAAACTTAATTCACAATGAAGCTCTTCCACATCTAATTCACAGCGGAGCCGTTATTTACTGATTCTAAGGATCTTACTTAAAAGGTAGAAGTATTGTACCAGCAACAATTAAACTTCCACGAATAATTTggcataaattataaatttgattgatttttttcccttttttgttctttaaaaagatatttttttaacatccAGTTGTGTTGCATTCCAAACTAGCCAATAATAATAAAGGTAGATAATTATTTCTGACTTTATAACATTTTTTGgttataaaaatgaaaaaaataagaaaatccAATATTGCTAGATTTGCTCTAATATTTTCCATTTTATTGtgaaaaaacattaaaaatattctaacttcACCACCCAAACACGAGAACTCTTATAATCTGATTACAAAACGTCAGTAAAGAACTGCCAACAATACCTCGTTGGAGAAAAATGCCACGTATTAATTTACCGTTTATTGTAACCGAACTTTCTCAGCTCCTTGGGtggatgtaatgtgggccgtgccgggctggcacggcccacatttttcggGCCACATCGGGCCAAAGGTCGGCCCNTTTAAGAGTAGGAAGTGTTTGtagaagaaaatgaatgaaGAGTAGTTTGTTGTGATGAATTTGAATGTTTGTAGTAGtatttatagatataaaaaaatttaaaaatatatatataaatattttttactttttgaccaaaatgtcctctctaatatttaaatttttgaatgttagCGAGGGCATTATGataattttgatcaaaaaaatatatttttttaatttttttaaccttttttttaaaaaataataaaaaaaaattgaaaaagggaaaaagtaCCCAACGGCATAATAGCCGTTGGGCCCACTGTCCAAGGGTCTGCATCTGCAGACCCTTGGACAGTAGGAATCGGACCATGGGTGTTAGCTAGGCCTAGCTAGCATGCTAGGCCTAGCTAATACCCAACAATTATTCGGGCCGTACCGGCCCGGCAGGCACGGCCCatccgggccgtgccgtgccgggctgcGGGCCGATCcttcggcccggcacggcccaggcccgagacgggccgtgccgtgccgggcctacGGGCCGCAGAGACTCGGCCCAGCACGACCCGTGGAGTCAGGTcgggccggcccggcacggATGCTACAGTAGCCGTGCCGGGCCATGGCCCGGCCTGCTGTCGTGCCTTGCCGGGCGGGCcacgggccgcccggcccgttttacacccctacacTGCGACGTCAGCAAGTTTTGAACGGATAAACACGAGAGCAAACGCGTATACaacaataatcccacatcggccGCAGAAACGAAAAGGGGGGCACTAGCGGGCCTATAAAAGTAGAGGCCTCGGGAGGGACGAAATTATCTTTGCGCTTGGGGCAATGACGCAGCTAGTGAGGTTATAACCGAGGCGCGTCAATTGCTGGTTGAAAACTATTTCCAAACCCCCTCTTTGGCCTGGGTTTGGCCCAGTGCCACTGAGAATTTCTGGAAGGGCTCCCTCTAACCCAGGGTAAAGCCCTACAATACTCCTAAGTTTTCAAAACATTTTCCCTAACATCAAAGTCTAATCTATCTATTGGTTGATCTGCCAACTAATAAATATGGATCTCATGTAACTGCTGCTTGGAAACCTTGGTTAAAGAAGCATTATTTATTCCTTTCCTATAAGTTCACACTAACGGgcttataaaaagtaaaaacatctAGAAGATTAGTTCATTTCCCAATATTCAGAATTGctatatttatcaaaaatatttgtGCGTTGTATTGATACAGTGACAAGTAAATTCCATGAAATAAACAGCTCACCTGTGTCATCTGCAAAGGTCGCACAATGATGATATCAACTTTTCGGGTCTAGAAACAGCACCTGGCCTGGGAACATTGTCCAGACTTTGCCTTTTGCCCTCATTGGTCGACATATTTAGTGTTACATGGGTACTTAGCCCCTGAAATCCCAGGATTGGTGTATCCAGGCCTTGTTTGGTTCTATACATCATGCCCATACCATAAGCAACAGCTAACATGCGAACTCCACAACCAACTCCTATATTTGAAGCCCCGATTGCAAAGCTATCAGGTTGTTGAAGATTTCTATTGGAAAGCATTTCGCTATACTGCTGCATCTGTCGCTGCTCGTTGACGTGAAAAGGATTTTCTCTAGGAACACCATGTCTGTGAGCGCccctccaaatacaatttggtttgcaataataagcaataaaataAGCTAAGTTAGATTACAAAGATGTACCTAGCAAAGGACTTAGAGCTGCGGAAGTTGAGAACAAACTGTTATCTTGAGACATGGCAGGAGATCCTCGTACTGTATCTGCATTTAAGGTCGGAAGAATATCTTGGCTTGAAGCAATAGAGTCACATAAGTCCAGTGGCCTGATAAGATTGTCAAAATAGACATAAAAAAGATATTACACTtcagagaaaaagaaagcaaaagatgATACAGCAAAACTAAAATGAAGTATCAGCAAAATGCCTGATGATTCAAAAGAACGAAATTTAAAGATTAGcatagaaaaatatgaaacaacttaCGTTAAAATGCTTCTAGCTAACTTGTTTGGGCATGCTTGAGAAAGAGCAACAACATGTGAACTATGAGTTTGAGCTACCTGCTTCTGGTGCTGACTTTGATTCTTCACAGAAACACAACTTGTAATTATGGGCAAGAAtgacaaaacaaacaaaaccaAGAAAGCTGTAGATTTCTCAAGTTAGTCGACATCACTTAAATCTGAGGTCTCGGTAAACGTGTAGAATTACAGTTTTATAGCAATAGTTTTCTAAAGGTAGGTAGCCTATAGAGTAAAGCATATAGTGGCctatatccttttttttttttagataaaggTAGCATGCTCCCGCTTCATTCAGTAAAAAGATGAATTTAGCAACAAAGAAAAGCAACATGGCTTCGAagacgacaaaaaaaaaaaagaggctaaaCACAGTAAAGATCCCACAAATTCCTACATGAGCGTAAGTCCACCAGCAACTGTCTCAATGTTAGctttttttcctcaaatttCTTCTATTTCGCTCCAACAAGATAGCCCACCAAGTGGAGGCAATGATCGTTAACTCCTTTCTCCCTATTATACCCCACTTACC
This genomic interval from Ananas comosus cultivar F153 linkage group 8, ASM154086v1, whole genome shotgun sequence contains the following:
- the LOC109714132 gene encoding dolichol-phosphate mannosyltransferase subunit 1; translated protein: MAEERMEEEEEKEREKENAKYSILIPTYNERLNIALIVYLIFKHLRDVNFEIIIVDDGSPDGTQDVIRQLQQVYGEDRILLRARPRKLGLGTAYYHGLKHASGDFVIIMDADLSHHPKYLPSFIRKQKETGANIVTGTRYVKNGGVHGWNLMRKLTSRGANVLAQTLLWPGVSDLTGSFRLYERSVLEDVITSCVSKGYVFQMEMIVRATRKGYHVEEVPITFVDRVFGSSKLGGSEIVEYLKGLVYLLFTT
- the LOC109714131 gene encoding probable alpha-amylase 2 isoform X1; the encoded protein is MGCHDDVSNEKLQEAATQTGTVIRIGREILFQCKFSVSQAFNWESHKHDWWNSLEKKVADLAKSGFTSAWLPPATHSVSPEGYLPQNLYSLDSSYGSEDQLKSLLQTMRQHNVRAIADIVINHRVGTTKGEGGVYNRFDGIPMPWDEHAVTSCSGGKGNRSTGDKFEGVPNIDHNQTFVRRDLIQWLIWLRETIGFEDFRFDFAKGYAPKFVREYVEESKPIFAVGEYWDSCSYSPENRLEYNQDSHRQRIINWIDTTGGLCAAFDFTTKGILQEAVKGEMWRLRDQGGKPPGVLGWWPSRAVTFIENHDTGSTQGHWPFPSDHIMEGYAYILTHPGIPTIFYDHFYDWGDSIHDQIVKLMAIRRGQDIHSRSTVKILEARSNLYAAVTGDTVCMKIGDEPWCPSEEWKLAASGHRYAVWIK
- the LOC109714131 gene encoding probable alpha-amylase 2 isoform X2, encoding MGCHDDVSNEKLQEAATQTGTVIRIGREILFQAFNWESHKHDWWNSLEKKVADLAKSGFTSAWLPPATHSVSPEGYLPQNLYSLDSSYGSEDQLKSLLQTMRQHNVRAIADIVINHRVGTTKGEGGVYNRFDGIPMPWDEHAVTSCSGGKGNRSTGDKFEGVPNIDHNQTFVRRDLIQWLIWLRETIGFEDFRFDFAKGYAPKFVREYVEESKPIFAVGEYWDSCSYSPENRLEYNQDSHRQRIINWIDTTGGLCAAFDFTTKGILQEAVKGEMWRLRDQGGKPPGVLGWWPSRAVTFIENHDTGSTQGHWPFPSDHIMEGYAYILTHPGIPTIFYDHFYDWGDSIHDQIVKLMAIRRGQDIHSRSTVKILEARSNLYAAVTGDTVCMKIGDEPWCPSEEWKLAASGHRYAVWIK